A single window of Crassostrea angulata isolate pt1a10 chromosome 8, ASM2561291v2, whole genome shotgun sequence DNA harbors:
- the LOC128158233 gene encoding uncharacterized protein LOC128158233 yields the protein MDPHTSAQDVHRCDLCETAIAHSYCDFCHVNLCIPCIGKHISDEYDHHKIVPFQKRRSTLIYSKCKTHLHKNCEFQCNDCNNIFVCSFCIASKQHKGHNFIEVAEVYKTKKDHMKRDIKELKNHISPTYEEIALDLENQLANLDGGYEKLTTTMSKQGEQWHREIDVIINKMKTEVSEIKVKHKELLQKHLKEIKQIQSLIKQTFLALKKIEKTTEVSPTIEYSSKTKEFSKLPPKVKVTLPTFIPKPIDRDKLYCWFGQITPLSTDTKDNVLSLNKQFTSVKELLDEPKLTAKIQTGYLKLLCVTCVTEERIWTSGISNDIKCFNIKGSTLHTIHKKSGFWPNDIAVDSDGDLLYSDGEARTVNKVKNGQTKEIIRLQGWMPHNLCVTSTGDLLVSMYSDDETQSKVVRYSGSTEKQTIQFDGEGKPMYSGNVTIKYTTENRNHNICVADFDACAVVVVNQDGKLRWRYTGHPSVKENEPFKPCSITTDSQSRILTSDRYNHCIHILDQRGKFLRYINNCDLKDPFGLCVDNNDNLFVCEFKTGNVKKIKFLE from the coding sequence ATGGATCCGCATACTAGTGCCCAGGATGTGCACCGGtgtgacctttgtgagaccgccatagcacacagctactgtgacttttgtcatgtCAACCTCTGTATACCATGTATAGGCAAACACATTTCAGATGAATATGACCATCATAAAATTGTTCCTTTTCAGAAACGAAGATCAACTCTTATTTATTCGAAATGTAAAACACATCTACATAAAAACTGTGAATTCCAGTGCAATGATtgtaacaatatctttgtttgttCTTTCTGCATCGCCTCCAAACAGcacaagggacataactttatAGAAGTTGCAGAAGTTTACAAGACAAAGAAAGATCATATGAAGAGAGATATAAAAGAGTTAAAAAACCATATTTCCCCTACATATGAAGAAATTGCACTGGACTTAGAAAATCAGCTAGCCAACCTAGATGGGGGATATGAGAAACTTACAACAACGATGTCGAAACAAGGAGAgcaatggcacagagaaatcgaCGTCatcatcaacaaaatgaaaactgaagTCAGTGAGATAAAAGTAAAACACAAAGAACTTTTACAGAAACATTTGAAAGAAATCAAACAGATACAATCTCTCATAAAACAAACCTTTCTGGCCTTGAAGAAAATTGAGAAAACCACTGAAGTATCTCCTACCATTGAATACAGTTCTAAGACCAAAGAGTTCAGCAAGCTACCACCCAAGGTTAAGGTTACACTGCCAACATTCATTCCAAAACCAATAGACCGTGACAAGCTGTATTGTTGGTTTGGACAGATCACCCCATTATCTACTGATACAAAAGATAATGTCTTGTCACTGAACAAACAATTCACCTCAGTCAAAGAACTACTGGATGAGCCGAAACTTACTGCCAAAATACAGACTGGGTATTTAAAACTACTCTGTGTTACTTGTGTAACTGAAGAAAGGATATGGACGAGTGGAATATCCAATGATATCAAATGCTTCAATATCAAAGGTTCAACACTCCACACAATCCATAAAAAATCAGGTTTTTGGCCCAATGATATAGCTGTAGACAGTGATGGGGACCTACTGTATTCAGACGGTGAAGCAAGAACAGTGAATAAAGTAAAGAATGGACAGACAAAAGAGATAATTAGATTACAGGGATGGATGCCTCATAACCTGTGTGTCACCTCTACTGGTGATCTCCTGGTTAGTATGTACAGTGATGATGAAACTCAATCCAAAGTTGTCCGTTATTCGGGATCTACAGAGAAACAAACCATTCAATTTGATGGTGAAGGTAAACCTATGTACTCCGGGAATGTTACAATTAAATACACAACAGAGAATAGAAACCATAACATTTGCGTTGCTGACTTCGATGCttgtgcagtagtggtggttaaTCAGGATGGGAAACTCAGATGGAGATACACCGGTCATCCCTCGGTTAAAGAAAATGAACCATTTAAACCCTGTAgtatcacaacagacagtcagAGTCGTATCCTGACATCAGATAGATACAACCATTGTATCCACATTCTGGATCAGCGTGGAAAGTTTCTCCGATACATAAATAATTGTGATCTGAAGGATCCCTTTGGTTTATGTGTTGACAATAACGACAATCTATTTGTGTGCGAGTTTAAAACAggcaatgtaaagaaaatcaaatttttagagtag